From the genome of Etheostoma spectabile isolate EspeVRDwgs_2016 chromosome 10, UIUC_Espe_1.0, whole genome shotgun sequence, one region includes:
- the trmt12 gene encoding tRNA wybutosine-synthesizing protein 2 homolog isoform X1, whose protein sequence is MEGVPCLRVSQCHAQQFRTCLQSKGALHPSLCLLKESDGTVLLPILPSCLSQLDLQSLRTMVASDGACEIVRSQSPLPSKKKRGKTSRIKLEQVLQELLESHGERWTEELRADVPRSFQRHEDLLLLGHNCFSLPLWKKMEPQLWSAVAKGLGAKRLAKMHQISRDGFRSPVVTMLLGEHSWVRHVDNRIRYEFDITQCMFSAGNITEKLRVAGFDCRGETVVDLYAGIGYFTLPYLVHAGASHLHACEWNPDAVETLQKNLVANGVSDRCTVHQGDNRQLQLCDIADRVNLGLIPSSEDGWPVACRLLKRTTGGILHIHQNVTSVLPNTAAIQAIKDATQRVSGKKADREVWQAWADDTANRIASLLKDITGAQWITTNQHIEHVKSYAPHVHHVVLDLECRPS, encoded by the exons ATGGAAGGTGTGCCATGCCTTCGCGTGTCGCAGTGCCATGCACAGCAGTTCAG GACATGTCTGCAGTCCAAAGGGGCTCTTCATCCCAGTTTGTGTTTACTGAAAGAGTCAGATGGGACAGTCCTCTTGCCCATTTTACCATCCTGTCTTTCACAACTTGATCTGCAATCTCTCAGAACCATGGTGGCTTCAGACGGTGCTTGTGAAATAGTTAGGAGTCAG tCTCCTCTCCCGtcaaagaagaagagaggaaaaacaagtCGTATTAAACTGGAGCAAGTCCTCCAGGAGCTGTTGGAATCGCATGGTGAAAGATGGACAGAGGAGCTGAGGGCGGATGTCCCTCGCAGCTTCCAGAGGCATGAAGACCTACTCCTGTTGGGACACAACTGCTTCTCTCTGCCATTATGGAAGAAAATGG AGCCACAGCTATGGAGCGCAGTGGCCAAAGGACTGGGGGCCAAGCGCCTGGCAAAGATGCATCAAATATCCAGGGATGGGTTTAGGTCTCCCGTGGTGACCATGCTGTTAGGAGAGCACAGCTGGGTCAGACATGTGGACAATCGGATTAG GTATGAGTTTGATATAACCCAATGCATGTTCTCAGCTGGAAACATAACAGAGAAGCTGCGGGTGGCTGGATTTGACTGCAGAGGGGAGACTGTGGTAGATCTGTATGCAG GTATTGGATACTTCACTCTCCCATATCTGGTCCATGCGGGGGCCAGTCATCTTCACGCCTGTGAGTGGAACCCTGACGCAGTTGAAACGTTACAGAAAAACCTTGTGGCAAACGGGGTGTCTGACCGCTGCACTGTTCACCAAGGAGACAACCGACAA ctccagCTGTGTGACATTGCTGACCGAGTGAACCTGGGTCTCATACCGAGCTCTGAGGACGGCTGGCCTGTTGCCTGTCGACTGCTGAAGAGAACAACTGGTGGTATTTTACACATTCACCAGAACGTTACCTCAGTGTTACCAAACACTGCAGCCATCCAGGCAATCAAGGATGCCACCCAGAGGGTTTCCGGGAAGAAAGCTGACAGAGAGGTGTGGCAGGCCTGGGCTGATGACACAGCAAACCGCATCGCTTCTCTTTTAAAAGACATTACTGGTGCCCAGTGGATAACAACCAACCAGCACATAGAACATGTGAAGTCATATGCACCTCATGTTCACCATGTTGTGCTGGACTTGGAGTGCAGACCATCCTGA
- the trmt12 gene encoding tRNA wybutosine-synthesizing protein 2 homolog isoform X2, with amino-acid sequence MEGVPCLRVSQCHAQQFRTCLQSKGALHPSLCLLKESDGTVLLPILPSCLSQLDLQSLRTMVASDGACEIVRSQKRGKTSRIKLEQVLQELLESHGERWTEELRADVPRSFQRHEDLLLLGHNCFSLPLWKKMGPQLWSAVAKGLGAKRLAKMHQISRDGFRSPVVTMLLGEHSWVRHVDNRIRYEFDITQCMFSAGNITEKLRVAGFDCRGETVVDLYAGIGYFTLPYLVHAGASHLHACEWNPDAVETLQKNLVANGVSDRCTVHQGDNRQLQLCDIADRVNLGLIPSSEDGWPVACRLLKRTTGGILHIHQNVTSVLPNTAAIQAIKDATQRVSGKKADREVWQAWADDTANRIASLLKDITGAQWITTNQHIEHVKSYAPHVHHVVLDLECRPS; translated from the exons ATGGAAGGTGTGCCATGCCTTCGCGTGTCGCAGTGCCATGCACAGCAGTTCAG GACATGTCTGCAGTCCAAAGGGGCTCTTCATCCCAGTTTGTGTTTACTGAAAGAGTCAGATGGGACAGTCCTCTTGCCCATTTTACCATCCTGTCTTTCACAACTTGATCTGCAATCTCTCAGAACCATGGTGGCTTCAGACGGTGCTTGTGAAATAGTTAGGAGTCAG aagagaggaaaaacaagtCGTATTAAACTGGAGCAAGTCCTCCAGGAGCTGTTGGAATCGCATGGTGAAAGATGGACAGAGGAGCTGAGGGCGGATGTCCCTCGCAGCTTCCAGAGGCATGAAGACCTACTCCTGTTGGGACACAACTGCTTCTCTCTGCCATTATGGAAGAAAATGGGT CCACAGCTATGGAGCGCAGTGGCCAAAGGACTGGGGGCCAAGCGCCTGGCAAAGATGCATCAAATATCCAGGGATGGGTTTAGGTCTCCCGTGGTGACCATGCTGTTAGGAGAGCACAGCTGGGTCAGACATGTGGACAATCGGATTAG GTATGAGTTTGATATAACCCAATGCATGTTCTCAGCTGGAAACATAACAGAGAAGCTGCGGGTGGCTGGATTTGACTGCAGAGGGGAGACTGTGGTAGATCTGTATGCAG GTATTGGATACTTCACTCTCCCATATCTGGTCCATGCGGGGGCCAGTCATCTTCACGCCTGTGAGTGGAACCCTGACGCAGTTGAAACGTTACAGAAAAACCTTGTGGCAAACGGGGTGTCTGACCGCTGCACTGTTCACCAAGGAGACAACCGACAA ctccagCTGTGTGACATTGCTGACCGAGTGAACCTGGGTCTCATACCGAGCTCTGAGGACGGCTGGCCTGTTGCCTGTCGACTGCTGAAGAGAACAACTGGTGGTATTTTACACATTCACCAGAACGTTACCTCAGTGTTACCAAACACTGCAGCCATCCAGGCAATCAAGGATGCCACCCAGAGGGTTTCCGGGAAGAAAGCTGACAGAGAGGTGTGGCAGGCCTGGGCTGATGACACAGCAAACCGCATCGCTTCTCTTTTAAAAGACATTACTGGTGCCCAGTGGATAACAACCAACCAGCACATAGAACATGTGAAGTCATATGCACCTCATGTTCACCATGTTGTGCTGGACTTGGAGTGCAGACCATCCTGA
- the trmt12 gene encoding tRNA wybutosine-synthesizing protein 2 homolog isoform X3, translated as MVASDGACEIVRSQSPLPSKKKRGKTSRIKLEQVLQELLESHGERWTEELRADVPRSFQRHEDLLLLGHNCFSLPLWKKMGPQLWSAVAKGLGAKRLAKMHQISRDGFRSPVVTMLLGEHSWVRHVDNRIRYEFDITQCMFSAGNITEKLRVAGFDCRGETVVDLYAGIGYFTLPYLVHAGASHLHACEWNPDAVETLQKNLVANGVSDRCTVHQGDNRQLQLCDIADRVNLGLIPSSEDGWPVACRLLKRTTGGILHIHQNVTSVLPNTAAIQAIKDATQRVSGKKADREVWQAWADDTANRIASLLKDITGAQWITTNQHIEHVKSYAPHVHHVVLDLECRPS; from the exons ATGGTGGCTTCAGACGGTGCTTGTGAAATAGTTAGGAGTCAG tCTCCTCTCCCGtcaaagaagaagagaggaaaaacaagtCGTATTAAACTGGAGCAAGTCCTCCAGGAGCTGTTGGAATCGCATGGTGAAAGATGGACAGAGGAGCTGAGGGCGGATGTCCCTCGCAGCTTCCAGAGGCATGAAGACCTACTCCTGTTGGGACACAACTGCTTCTCTCTGCCATTATGGAAGAAAATGGGT CCACAGCTATGGAGCGCAGTGGCCAAAGGACTGGGGGCCAAGCGCCTGGCAAAGATGCATCAAATATCCAGGGATGGGTTTAGGTCTCCCGTGGTGACCATGCTGTTAGGAGAGCACAGCTGGGTCAGACATGTGGACAATCGGATTAG GTATGAGTTTGATATAACCCAATGCATGTTCTCAGCTGGAAACATAACAGAGAAGCTGCGGGTGGCTGGATTTGACTGCAGAGGGGAGACTGTGGTAGATCTGTATGCAG GTATTGGATACTTCACTCTCCCATATCTGGTCCATGCGGGGGCCAGTCATCTTCACGCCTGTGAGTGGAACCCTGACGCAGTTGAAACGTTACAGAAAAACCTTGTGGCAAACGGGGTGTCTGACCGCTGCACTGTTCACCAAGGAGACAACCGACAA ctccagCTGTGTGACATTGCTGACCGAGTGAACCTGGGTCTCATACCGAGCTCTGAGGACGGCTGGCCTGTTGCCTGTCGACTGCTGAAGAGAACAACTGGTGGTATTTTACACATTCACCAGAACGTTACCTCAGTGTTACCAAACACTGCAGCCATCCAGGCAATCAAGGATGCCACCCAGAGGGTTTCCGGGAAGAAAGCTGACAGAGAGGTGTGGCAGGCCTGGGCTGATGACACAGCAAACCGCATCGCTTCTCTTTTAAAAGACATTACTGGTGCCCAGTGGATAACAACCAACCAGCACATAGAACATGTGAAGTCATATGCACCTCATGTTCACCATGTTGTGCTGGACTTGGAGTGCAGACCATCCTGA